From the genome of Eucalyptus grandis isolate ANBG69807.140 chromosome 2, ASM1654582v1, whole genome shotgun sequence, one region includes:
- the LOC104433935 gene encoding kinesin-like protein KIN-12E produces the protein MVIISDTASATKGRFGFHDRSSDPALSDLTAKSASAENLAHSRDQDDGGVGGGGSGSSSRGFELREDPSFWKDHNVQVIIRIRPLSSSEISLQGYGKCIRQESGQTLTWTGHPESRFTFDVVADETVSQEKLFKVAGVPMVENCVGGYNSCMFAYGQTGSGKTHTMLGDIEGGTRRHSVNCGMTPRVFEYLFSRIQKEKEARKEEKLRFTCKCSFLEIYNEQILDLLDPSSSNLQIREDIKKGIHVENLKEIEVTSAREVILQLIQGAANRKVAATNMNRASSRSHSVFTCAIESKWESQGVTHHRFARLNLVDLAGSERQKSSGAEGERLKEATNINKSLSTLGLVIMNLVSLSNGKSLHVPYRDSKLTFLLQDSLGGNSKTIIIANISPSNCCSLETLSTLKFAQRAKFIKNNAIINEDASGDVIAMRMQIQHLKKEVSRLRSLQNGGGENFESDGLSTTFPGSPGFFKWEGFHGSSTPLTSNKRTTIKDYEVALVGAFRRENDKEIALQALASESQAALQLAKQREDEIQGLKMRLRFREAGLKRLEAVAAGKISAETHLLKEKEEHLKEIEVLKTQVDRNPEVTRFAMENLQLKEEIRRLKSFCEGGEREMMNEQIRMLQNKLLEALDWKLMHESDASAVQKPNSDAATDILGDETLLLSTKEGGSPWLASVNDENEFLRLQAIQNQAELEALRKKLNFCLEEKEKLERHVNDLLRELEENRSSRAIGGNQPLELPSSSTGVNIVNFDDQIELKTMVDAIAVASQREAKAHESAMILSKENDELRMKLKVLIEDNNKLIELYEKATAERNESHLCSLDCTHKERTGVCKNDAIPEPEEGKLIEMKKAVENLEHQLVEMHEENEELMGLYEKAMKERDDFKRMLYANEQVKSGTKGEFDCPEKLVEVDAGNNHPSSQVTMSTEKTHVAGVFAPEARRNSKAIYCTNNDNSEVLREETGDQKVNGGPGADEPPSNANISISKEEATQLMKPFMFDGSDILNENSGLCVFNAEVGSKQSSEETGDQKVNGGHGADEPPSNSNVSISMEDATQLMMPFVFDGSDILNENSGFSVSKAELGSKQCSEVYQADSRCCMEIDPSTFSAVHIPQPQKVNLVRLNLASAEEKLSFSSRTADTLHLVEKSIFQAGQLSRQIEEMEASIQVDQQNLESCKCLLSEAQERVELTDKKFSALKHSLSSFSSSMKYFEQREARAKARVNASTSYLDQKNKEMARLQACKDDLEVLLGKNQQSDEELRRELACLKSKLEEEKQKQENEKVLLAIDNVEKVDLAKRNWGSKATDLLHSEEEKTKLQTEINCCRERLGDIKKEYVELSGKHGKVDDEIRAVRMEITKASRAVEETEIALHGVIKERESLSETIEYAQQETQSLILSYHQHVCEIDLREKEVEILQEEMHESLRRLEELKEIRATSSQRNVQLLGEINGPSCLSGKMQLELRNAMALIQEAKSLL, from the exons ATGGTGATCATCTCGGACACCGCGAGCGCCACCAAGGGCCGGTTCGGCTTCCACGACCGCTCTTCGGATCCCGCGCTCTCCGACCTCACGGCGAAGTCCGCGTCCGCGGAAAACCTCGCTCACTCTCGGGATCAGGACGACGGCGgagtcggcggcggcggctcgggATCGTCGTCCCGGGGCTTCGAGCTCCGCGAGGATCCTTCGTTCTGGAAAGACCACAATGTGCAG GTAATCATCAGAATTCGACCGCTTAGTAGCAGTGAGATATCGCTGCAAGGCTACGGCAAATGCATTAGGCAAGAGAGCGGCCAAACTCTTACCTGGACGGGGCATCCCGAGTCACGTTTTACTTTTGATGTGGTCGCAGACGAGACCGTTAGCCAG GAGAAGTTATTCAAAGTGGCTGGAGTACCTATGGTGGAAAATTGCGTGGGAGGATACAACAGTTGCATGTTCGCGTATGGTCAA ACTGGAAGTGGGAAGACTCACACAATGCTTGGAGACATCGAAGGAGGAACTCGTAGACATAGTGTTAACTGTGGGATGACACCTCGAGTCtttgaatatttattttcaCGGATTCAAAAG GAAAAAGAGGCTCGCAAAGAGGAAAAATTACGATTTACGTGTAAATGTTCATTCTTGGAAATATACAATGAACAGATTCTAGATCTTCTGGATCCTTCTAGTAGTAATTTACAG ATACGGGAGGACATCAAGAAAGGGATTCATGTCGAGAATCTAAAGGAGATAGAAGTTACGAGTGCACGAGAAGTGATACTTCAGCTGATTCAA GGAGCTGCCAATAGAAAGGTTGCTGCGACCAACATGAACCGTGCAAGCAGTCGTTCTCATAGTGTCTTTACATGTGCCATTGAAAGCAAG TGGGAGTCCCAGGGTGTTACTCACCACAGGTTTGCTCGGCTCAATCTTGTCGATCTAGCAGGGTCAGAAAG GCAAAAAAGTTCTGGTGCTGAGGGGGAACGTCTTAAGGAAGCCACAAATATCAACAAATCTCTTTCAACCTTGGG ACTTGTGATCATGAATCTTGTGAGCCTATCCAATGGGAAGTCACTCCACGTCCCTTACCGAGATTCAAAACTCACATTTTTGCTTCAG GATTCACTTGGAGGAAATTCAAAGACAATTATAATTGCAAATATCAGTCCATCCAACTG CTGTTCGTTAGAGACTCTGAGCACTCTGAAGTTTGCGCAACGGgctaaatttataaaaaataac GCAATTATCAACGAGGATGCATCTGGGGATGTGATTGCTATGCGTATGCAAATCCAACATCTAAAG AAAGAGGTTTCCCGTCTAAGGAGTCTGCAAAATGGAGGAGGCGAGAACTTTGAAAGTGATGGTCTATCAACAACCTTTCCAGGGTCTCCAGGATTTTTTAAGTGGGAAGGGTTTCATGGATCATCTACTCCACTCACATCCAATAAAAGGACAACAATA AAGGACTATGAAGTGGCTCTTGTTGGAGCATTTAGAAGAGAAAACGACAAAGAAATTGCATTACAGGCACTGGCTTCTGAGAGTCAGGCAGCTTTGCAACTG GCCAAGCAAAGAGAAGATGAAATTCAAGGCCTGAAAATGAGGTTAAGATTTCGTGAAGCCGGTCTTAAGAGGTTAGAGGCTGTTGCTGCGGGAAAAATCTCAGCTGAGACACATTTgctgaaagaaaaggaagaacatCTGAAGGAAATTGAAGTTTTAAAAACTCAGGTTGACAGGAACCCAGAAGTGACCAGATTTGCCATGGAAAATCTACAGttgaaagaagaaatcagaag GTTGAAGTCATTTTGTGAGGGCGGAGAACGAGAGATGATGAACGAACAAATCAGGATGTTACAAAATAAG TTGCTAGAAGCACTGGACTGGAAACTTATGCATGAGTCAGATGCCTCTGCAGTCCAG AAGCCCAATTCAGATGCAGCAACAGACATACTTGGTGATGAAACCCTACTTCTTTCTACGAAG GAAGGAGGGTCCCCATGGCTTGCATCCGTTAATGATGAAAATGAGTTCCTTCGTTTGCAG GCAATCCAAAACCAGGCAGAATTGGAAGCACTCCGCAAGAAACTAAATTTCTGCcttgaggagaaggaaaagttgGAGAG GCATGTAAATGATCTGTTAAGAGAGCTTGAAGAGAATAGATCTTCGAGAGCTATTGGCGGAAACCAGCCGCTTGAGCTTCCATCTTCCTCAACTGGTGTCAACATTGTCAATTTTGATGATCAGATAGAGCTGAAAACTATGGTTGATGCTATCGCTGTTGCAAGTCAAAGGGAGGCAAAAGCTCATGAGAGTGCAATGATCCTGTCTAAAGAGAATGACGAGCTTCGGATGAAGCTGAAGGTGTTGATTGAGGATAACAACAAGCTCATTGAATTGTATGAGAAGGCAACTGCTGAAAGGAATGAATCACATTTGTGTTCTCTTGATTGTACTCACAAAGAGAGAACTGGAGTCTGCAAAAATGATGCTATCCCCGAGCCAGAAGAAGGGAAACTGATTGAGATGAAAAAGGCTGTTGAGAATCTGGAGCATCAGCTTGTGGAAatgcatgaagaaaatgaagaattgatggGTTTGTATGAAAAAGCAATGAAGGAGAGGGATGACTTCAAAAGGATGCTTTATGCAAATGAGCAGGTCAAATCTGGAACTAAAGGAGAATTTGATTGTCCGGAAAAACTTGTTGAAGTTGATGCAGGCAATAACCATCCATCAAGTCAGGTAACCATGTCTACTGAGAAAACCCATGTTGCTGGAGTGTTTGCCCCGGAAGCAAGGAGAAATTCAAAGGCAATTTATTGCACCAACAATGATAATTCAGAAGTTCTCAGGGAGGAAACAGGCGATCAAAAAGTGAATGGTGGACCTGGGGCAGATGAACCTCCAAGTAATGCCAATATCAGTATCTCCAAGGAGGAAGCTACTCAGTTAATGAAGCCTTTCATGTTTGATGGATCAGATatactaaatgaaaattctgGTTTATGTGTGTTTAATGCTGAGGTCGGATCTAAACAAAGTTCTGAGGAAACAGGGGATCAAAAAGTAAATGGTGGACATGGGGCAGATGAACCTCCAAGTAATTCTAATGTCAGCATCTCCATGGAAGATGCTACTCAGTTAATGATGCCTTTCGTGTTTGATGGATCTGATatactaaatgaaaattctgGTTTCTCTGTGTCAAAAGCTGAGCTTGGATCTAAACAATGCTCTGAGGTCTATCAAGCAGATTCACGTTGCTGCATGGAAATTGATCCATCAACTTTCTCTGCTGTTCATATACCACAACCACAAAAAGTAAATCTGGTCAgattgaatcttgcaagtgcAGAGGAAAAGCTCAGTTTTTCTTCTAGAACTGCTGATACCCTTCACTTGGTTGAGAAATCAATCTTTCAGGCCGGTCAACTCTCGAGACAAATTGAAGAAATGGAAGCCAGCATACAAGTCGATCAGCAAAATCTTGAGTCATGCAAATGCCTTTTATCTGAAGCGCAAGAAAGAGTAGAGCTCACTGATAAGAAGTTCTCTGCTCTTAAGCATTCTCTATCAAGTTTCTCTTCATCTATGAAGTATTTTGAGCAACGAGAAGCTCGGGCCAAGGCAAGGGTTAATGCTTCAACGTCATACCTAGaccaaaagaataaagaaatggCCCGTCTTCAAGCCTGCAAGGATGACCTTGAGGTACTGCTGGGGAAGAATCAACAATCCGACGAAGAACTAAGGAGAGAGCTGGCGTGCTTAAAATCAAAACTTgaagaagagaagcaaaaacaagaaaacgaAAAGGTTCTTCTTGCCATAGATAACGTTGAGAAAGTTGATCTCGCAAAGAGGAACTGGGGTAGTAAAGCCACAGATTTACTCCATTCCGAGGAAGAAAAAACCAAGCTACAAACTGAGATTAACTGCTGCCGAGAAAGACTCGGGGACATAAAGAAGGAATATGTGGAATTGAGCGGGAAGCATGGGAAGGTTGATGACGAGATCCGAGCTGTGCGAATGGAAATAACCAAAGCTTCAAGGGCGGTGGAGGAGACGGAAATTGCACTTCATGGTGTCatcaaggagagagagagtttgtcaGAGACTATAGAGTATGCGCAGCAAGAAACTCAGAGTCTGATTCTTTCCTACCACCAACATGTATGTGAAATAgatttgagggaaaaagaagTAGAGATTTTGCAAGAGGAAATGCACGAGAGTCTCAGAAGACTAGAAGAACTCAAGGAAATTAGAGCCACGAGTTCACAGCGAAACGTGCAGTTGCTAGGGGAGATTAACGGGCCTTCCTGTTTATCAGGGAAGATGCAATTGGAGCTTCGAAATGCCATGGCATTGATTCAGGAGGCAAAATCATTGCTTTAG
- the LOC104433936 gene encoding probable carboxylesterase 15, with protein sequence MAETTGSSTAATYEVDECRGVLRVYSDGSIVRSSKPSFDVPVHDDGSVLWKDVLFDPAHDLRLRLYKPASASASSAKLPIFYYIHGGGFCIGSRAWPNCQNYCFKLASELHAVVVSPDYRLAPENRLPAAIEDGYTAVKWLQAQALEASDAWLADVADFGRVFISGDSAGGNIAHNLAARLGAGAPELAPVVMRGYMLLAPFFGGTVWTKSEAEGPKDAFLNLELIDRFWRLSVPTGDTTDHPLVNPFGPSSLDLRPLDLDPILVVVGGADLLKDRAEEYATKLKAWGKKVEYVEFQGLQHGFFTIDPNSQDSKRLMLIIKRFIADNST encoded by the exons atggcggaaACCACCGGTTCGAGTACTGCCGCTACCTACGAGGTTGACGAATGTCGTGGCGTCCTTCGAGTCTACAGCGACGGCTCCATCGTTCGCTCCTCCAAGCCGAGCTTCGATGTCCCCGTCCACGATGACGGCTCCGTTCTCTGGAAGGACGTCCTCTTCGACCCGGCCCAcgacctccgcctccgcctctacAAGCCAGCCTCCGCCTCGGCTTCGTCCGCCAAGCTCCCCATCTTCTACTACATCCACGGCGGCGGCTTCTGCATCGGCTCCCGCGCCTGGCCCAACTGCCAGAACTACTGCTTCAAGCTCGCCTCCGAGCTCCACGCCGTGGTCGTATCCCCCGACTACCGGCTGGCCCCGGAGAACCGGCTCCCGGCCGCCATCGAGGACGGCTACACGGCCGTGAAGTGGCTCCAGGCTCAGGCCCTGGAGGCTAGCGACGCTTGGCTGGCCGATGTGGCCGACTTCGGAAGGGTGTTCATATCGGGCGACTCGGCCGGCGGGAACATAGCTCATAACTTGGCGGCTCGGCTGGGAGCCGGAGCTCCAGAGCTGGCTCCGGTCGTGATGAGGGGTTATATGCTCTTGGCGCCGTTCTTTGGGGGAACTGTGTGGACCAAGTCGGAGGCCGAGGGTCCTAAAGATGCTTTCCTCAATTTGGAACTCATTGACAG GTTTTGGAGGTTATCGGTACCGACCGGAGACACGACCGACCACCCGTTGGTGAACCCCTTTGGGCCATCGAGCCTCGACCTTCGACCCCTCGACCTGGACCCCATCCTCGTGGTGGTCGGCGGCGCCGACCTTCTGAAAGACAGGGCGGAGGAGTACGCGACGAAGCTCAAGGCTTGGGGAAAGAAGGTGGAATACGTGGAGTTCCAAGGGCTGCAACATGGATTCTTCACCATCGATCCCAACTCGCAGGATTCGAAACGCCTGATGCTCATCATCAAGCGCTTCATCGCCGACAACTCCACCTGA